One Natrinema halophilum genomic window carries:
- a CDS encoding dihydrodipicolinate synthase family protein: protein MAYHDPGTADPLSLRGVVPPTVTAFQDDESVDYETTAAHARFVVDRGAHAVFPLGTNGEFPLLSSEERDRVVEAVVDEVGGEVPVIAGVGSPSTYRTVAHAEHAESVGADGIVVVTPYYYPLDHEGALEHYRRIADATSLPMYVYHIPSKTGNELSLETLADLAEIDSLVGCKDSSKNVPWLAQAVDAHPEMTFLAGSDSLVFAGLEVGCSGAVSAVANAFPELVVDCYQAYNDGDEDRACDIQSDIFRVRDAFKTGGAYMSGVKTALRMRGFDAGPLRSPLRLKDDDSAAKMRAQLEELDLDGL from the coding sequence ATGGCGTATCACGATCCCGGAACCGCCGACCCACTGTCGCTTCGCGGCGTCGTTCCACCGACCGTCACCGCGTTTCAAGATGACGAGTCCGTCGATTACGAGACCACCGCTGCCCACGCCCGGTTCGTCGTCGATCGTGGCGCTCACGCCGTTTTCCCCCTCGGGACGAACGGCGAGTTCCCGCTACTCTCGAGCGAAGAACGAGATCGAGTCGTCGAAGCCGTCGTCGACGAAGTCGGCGGTGAGGTGCCGGTCATCGCAGGTGTCGGTTCCCCTAGTACCTATCGGACGGTCGCCCACGCCGAACATGCCGAATCTGTCGGTGCGGACGGAATCGTCGTCGTTACGCCGTACTACTACCCGCTGGACCACGAGGGTGCGCTCGAGCATTATCGGCGAATTGCGGATGCCACTTCCCTGCCGATGTACGTCTACCACATTCCGAGCAAAACGGGCAACGAACTCTCGCTCGAGACGCTGGCAGACCTCGCCGAAATCGACTCCCTCGTGGGGTGTAAAGACTCGAGCAAGAACGTCCCCTGGCTCGCACAGGCCGTCGATGCACATCCCGAGATGACCTTCCTCGCAGGGTCGGACTCACTCGTCTTCGCGGGTCTCGAAGTTGGCTGTTCGGGCGCGGTCAGCGCCGTCGCCAATGCGTTCCCCGAACTGGTTGTCGACTGTTATCAGGCCTACAACGACGGTGACGAGGATCGTGCGTGCGACATACAGAGCGACATTTTCCGCGTTCGAGATGCGTTCAAGACCGGCGGCGCGTACATGTCCGGCGTCAAGACGGCGCTCAGAATGCGCGGGTTCGACGCCGGCCCGTTGCGGAGTCCGCTCCGGCTAAAAGACGATGACTCCGCGGCGAAGATGCGGGCCCAACTCGAGGAACTCGATCTAGATGGGCTCTGA